In Anaerolineales bacterium, the following proteins share a genomic window:
- the rplW gene encoding 50S ribosomal protein L23, with amino-acid sequence MTTIYDVLRRPLVTEKTNYQSGKLNQYAFVVADSATRTSVKDAVETLYDVKVARVNIINTAAKRGRRMRSRRLLIRKPGIKKAIVTLVEGQTLQIFEGVQ; translated from the coding sequence ATGACTACGATTTACGATGTTCTTCGCCGCCCTCTGGTAACTGAAAAGACCAATTACCAATCGGGCAAACTGAATCAGTATGCGTTCGTGGTTGCCGATTCAGCCACGCGCACATCGGTGAAAGACGCGGTGGAAACCTTGTACGATGTAAAGGTTGCGCGCGTCAATATCATCAACACCGCAGCCAAACGCGGCCGCCGTATGCGAAGCCGCCGGTTGCTCATCCGTAAACCCGGCATCAAGAAGGCGATCGTCACCTTGGTCGAGGGACAGACACTTCAAATCTTTGAAGGGGTGCAGTAA
- the rpsC gene encoding 30S ribosomal protein S3, which translates to MGRKVHPIGMRLGINQGWQGRWFAEGSEYRQQLHQDLAIRSLLLGIVSKGGAAQYAEVRKLRKTLPDTVLNRKAGISRVDVERYPGKLKISIHTAKPGILIGRKGEGVKKIRAALETLVGRKVDLDVKEISSPDTDAMLVAMNVADQLERRIAYRRAMKRAIQQAMKQGAQGIKIMAGGRLGGAEMSRDVWLREGRVPLQTLRSNVDFAIAEANTTYGQIGVKVWIYKGEAAAPEIEEKVESTEGVYVSK; encoded by the coding sequence ATGGGTCGTAAAGTTCATCCGATTGGAATGAGGCTTGGCATCAATCAGGGCTGGCAAGGCCGCTGGTTTGCCGAGGGCTCAGAATACCGCCAGCAATTGCATCAGGATCTTGCTATCCGCAGTCTGTTGCTAGGCATTGTCTCCAAAGGCGGCGCGGCGCAGTATGCCGAGGTTCGCAAATTGCGCAAAACACTGCCGGATACCGTTTTGAATCGCAAAGCTGGGATTTCCCGCGTAGATGTGGAACGCTATCCCGGCAAACTCAAAATTTCCATTCACACCGCCAAGCCCGGTATTTTGATCGGACGCAAAGGCGAAGGCGTGAAAAAGATCCGCGCGGCGCTGGAGACTCTGGTCGGTCGAAAGGTTGATCTCGATGTCAAAGAGATCAGTTCCCCGGATACGGATGCGATGCTGGTGGCGATGAACGTTGCCGACCAACTCGAACGCCGGATTGCCTACCGCCGCGCGATGAAACGCGCGATCCAGCAGGCGATGAAGCAGGGCGCGCAAGGCATCAAGATCATGGCGGGTGGGCGTTTGGGCGGCGCGGAAATGTCGCGCGATGTTTGGCTCCGCGAAGGACGTGTGCCTTTGCAGACCTTGCGCTCTAACGTGGATTTTGCCATTGCCGAAGCGAACACCACCTACGGTCAGATCGGCGTGAAAGTTTGGATCTACAAAGGCGAAGCCGCCGCGCCTGAAATCGAAGAAAAAGTTGAATCTACAGAAGGCGTGTACGTGAGCAAGTAG
- the rpsJ gene encoding 30S ribosomal protein S10, whose translation MTKQKIRIRLKAYDHRVLDSTAKRIVETAERSGAHVVGPVPLPTKNERFTIRRSTFIDKDSHEHYEIRTHNRLIDVLDPDSKTIDMLMRLSLPAGVDIEIKI comes from the coding sequence ATGACGAAGCAAAAAATCCGCATCCGTCTTAAGGCGTACGATCATCGAGTGCTCGACTCAACCGCCAAACGAATCGTCGAAACCGCCGAGCGCAGTGGCGCGCATGTTGTGGGCCCTGTACCCTTGCCAACCAAGAATGAACGGTTTACAATACGGCGCTCGACATTCATAGATAAGGACTCGCACGAGCATTACGAGATCCGCACGCACAATCGTCTGATCGACGTTCTCGATCCCGATTCAAAGACGATTGATATGTTGATGAGACTTTCACTCCCTGCGGGTGTGGATATCGAAATAAAAATATAA
- the rplN gene encoding 50S ribosomal protein L14 gives MIQHESRLKVADNSGARELLVIHVLGGSTRRYGSIGDVVVASVKSASPQGGVKKSEKVRAVIVRCSKEWRREDGSYIKFDDNAAVLLDADGVNPKGTRIFGPVARELREKGFMKIVSLAPEVL, from the coding sequence ATGATCCAGCACGAGTCTCGATTGAAGGTTGCGGATAATTCCGGCGCCCGCGAACTGCTGGTGATTCACGTCTTGGGCGGCTCGACCCGCCGCTACGGTTCGATCGGCGACGTGGTAGTTGCCTCGGTCAAGTCGGCGTCTCCGCAGGGCGGCGTGAAAAAAAGCGAAAAAGTGCGCGCAGTCATCGTCCGTTGCTCGAAAGAATGGCGCCGCGAGGATGGCTCGTACATCAAGTTCGACGATAACGCCGCAGTGCTATTAGATGCGGACGGCGTCAACCCGAAAGGCACGCGCATTTTCGGTCCCGTTGCGAGGGAACTTCGTGAAAAAGGTTTCATGAAGATCGTCTCGCTGGCGCCGGAAGTGTTATAG
- the fusA gene encoding elongation factor G: MAREYPLEKYRNIGIIAHIDAGKTTTTERIMFYTGKTHRIGSVDDGTTVTDWMVQERERGITIVSAAVSAEWKGYQFNLIDTPGHIDFTAEVQRSLRVLDGGVVVFDAVQGVEPQSETVWRQADRYSVPRICFVNKMDRVGASYERTIETIVDRLGANPIAMQIPIGFEAAFKGAIDLLSMKAIVWEDDLGKDPKIIDIPADMQKDAEDARAKMVEKIAELDDDLTMKFLEGQNISVDELKAALRKGVIAVKAAPVFCGSSLKNKGVQILLDAVVDYLPSPADKPIVTVSVPDEPENTFDIPAQDDSPLSALVFKIVTDPYVGRLAYVRVYSGVISQGQTVQNTTKRGKKERIGRLIRMHADRREDVTEIRAGDIGAVLGFKESFTGDTLCDTKALVLETISFPEPVISIAVEPKSSSDQEKMGEALRKLAEEDPTLHVNSDEDSGQTILRGMGELHLDIIVDRLLREFRVQANVGAPRVAFRESITKMVKEVDYKYAKQSGGKGQYGHVVFSLEPGERGSGIVFENKIVGGAIPKEFINPIEKGIKEAADGGVLAGYPVVDIKVTLFDGSFHEVDSSEMAFKMAAILGFKEGVQRGNPILLEPMMKVEVVVPEEYLGDVMGQINSRRGLIQGMEIRLGNAQAVRAMVPLAEMFGYATQLRSATQGRGVFNMEFDHYAPVAKSVAEEILKA, from the coding sequence ATGGCTCGCGAGTATCCGTTAGAGAAGTATCGAAATATTGGGATCATTGCCCACATTGACGCCGGTAAAACGACCACTACCGAGCGTATTATGTTCTATACCGGCAAGACACACCGCATCGGTTCTGTGGATGATGGAACAACGGTGACCGACTGGATGGTGCAGGAACGCGAACGCGGCATCACGATTGTATCTGCGGCGGTTTCGGCGGAGTGGAAGGGCTATCAATTCAACCTGATTGACACTCCCGGGCACATTGACTTTACTGCCGAAGTTCAGCGCTCCCTCCGCGTGTTGGATGGGGGGGTGGTGGTCTTCGACGCTGTGCAAGGCGTCGAACCGCAGAGTGAAACGGTCTGGCGTCAGGCGGACCGGTACAGCGTTCCGCGCATTTGTTTCGTCAACAAGATGGATCGTGTCGGCGCATCCTATGAGCGGACGATCGAAACGATCGTTGACCGTCTTGGCGCTAACCCCATCGCGATGCAAATCCCAATTGGGTTTGAGGCGGCATTCAAAGGCGCGATTGATCTGCTTTCGATGAAAGCCATTGTTTGGGAAGATGATCTTGGTAAAGATCCGAAAATTATAGATATTCCGGCTGATATGCAAAAAGACGCCGAGGATGCACGCGCAAAAATGGTGGAGAAGATCGCGGAACTCGACGATGATCTAACGATGAAGTTCTTGGAAGGTCAGAACATCAGCGTTGATGAACTGAAAGCGGCGTTACGCAAGGGTGTGATCGCCGTCAAAGCCGCGCCTGTGTTCTGCGGCTCTTCATTGAAGAATAAAGGCGTCCAGATCCTGTTGGATGCTGTTGTTGATTATCTGCCTTCACCGGCAGATAAACCGATTGTTACGGTATCGGTCCCCGATGAACCGGAAAATACCTTTGATATACCCGCGCAAGACGACAGTCCATTGAGCGCGCTGGTGTTTAAGATCGTTACCGATCCGTATGTAGGACGCCTTGCTTACGTCCGTGTGTATTCTGGCGTTATAAGCCAAGGGCAAACTGTGCAAAACACCACCAAGCGAGGCAAGAAGGAGCGTATCGGACGCTTGATCCGGATGCATGCCGATCGCCGCGAAGACGTGACCGAGATCCGCGCTGGCGACATCGGCGCTGTGCTGGGCTTCAAAGAAAGTTTCACTGGCGACACATTGTGCGACACCAAAGCTCTCGTTCTGGAAACGATTTCCTTCCCCGAGCCGGTGATTTCGATTGCCGTTGAGCCGAAAAGTTCCTCCGATCAGGAAAAGATGGGAGAAGCCCTTCGCAAATTGGCGGAGGAAGACCCCACACTTCATGTAAATTCGGATGAAGATTCCGGTCAGACCATTCTGCGGGGCATGGGCGAATTGCACCTCGATATTATTGTGGATCGCTTATTGCGTGAGTTTAGAGTTCAGGCAAATGTTGGAGCTCCACGCGTGGCGTTCCGCGAATCGATCACCAAAATGGTCAAAGAAGTGGACTACAAGTACGCGAAGCAGTCCGGCGGTAAAGGACAGTACGGTCACGTTGTGTTTTCTCTTGAGCCAGGCGAGCGCGGAAGCGGTATCGTGTTTGAAAACAAAATCGTCGGTGGCGCCATTCCGAAAGAGTTCATTAACCCGATTGAAAAAGGGATCAAGGAAGCGGCAGACGGCGGCGTGTTGGCTGGATACCCCGTTGTAGACATCAAGGTCACGTTGTTCGACGGCTCCTTCCATGAAGTTGACTCGAGCGAAATGGCGTTCAAGATGGCGGCAATTTTGGGTTTCAAAGAAGGCGTCCAAAGAGGCAACCCCATTTTGCTTGAGCCGATGATGAAGGTCGAAGTCGTCGTCCCTGAGGAATACCTCGGCGATGTAATGGGACAGATCAACAGCCGCCGTGGTTTGATCCAAGGCATGGAAATTCGGTTAGGTAACGCCCAGGCAGTCCGGGCGATGGTTCCGCTGGCTGAAATGTTCGGCTATGCCACCCAACTTCGTTCTGCCACGCAAGGACGCGGCGTATTCAATATGGAATTTGATCATTACGCTCCGGTTGCTAAATCGGTGGCGGAAGAAATCTTGAAAGCATAA
- the rpsS gene encoding 30S ribosomal protein S19: protein MSRSLKKGPFVEPKLLKRIEAMNQKGEKKVLRTWSRASVIFPQMVGHTIAVHDGRRHVPIYITENMVGHRLGEFAPTRTFRGHTIGEKAAPSSAPAAAS from the coding sequence ATGTCACGATCATTGAAAAAGGGTCCTTTCGTAGAACCCAAACTGTTGAAACGAATTGAAGCCATGAACCAGAAGGGCGAGAAGAAAGTGTTGCGCACGTGGAGTCGCGCCAGCGTGATCTTCCCTCAGATGGTCGGGCATACGATCGCCGTCCACGATGGACGCCGCCATGTGCCGATCTACATCACCGAGAACATGGTCGGTCATCGGCTTGGCGAATTTGCGCCCACGCGCACCTTCCGCGGTCACACCATCGGCGAAAAAGCCGCGCCATCAAGCGCGCCCGCGGCGGCATCGTAA
- the rpmC gene encoding 50S ribosomal protein L29 — MKAAKTKDLRNLQPGEIETKIADARDELMKLRFQKVTGQLTDTDRLRILKRDIARMLTILREQKNAEVTEGEA; from the coding sequence ATGAAAGCCGCGAAAACAAAAGACCTGCGAAACTTACAGCCCGGCGAGATCGAAACGAAAATAGCGGATGCCCGGGATGAATTAATGAAACTACGCTTCCAGAAAGTGACCGGTCAATTGACCGACACCGACCGGTTGCGGATCCTCAAGCGTGACATTGCGCGCATGTTGACCATTTTGCGCGAACAGAAAAACGCCGAAGTTACGGAAGGTGAAGCATGA
- the rplB gene encoding 50S ribosomal protein L2 → MPVKKYKPVTPGTRGMTGYTFEEITKSTPERSLLVPLRKSGGRNAYGRVTVRHRGGGHRRFIRLVDFKRDKRGIPARVAAIEYDPNRTARLALLFYKDGEKRYIVAPTDLKVGDTVMAGVGAEIRSGNALPIANIPVGTLIHNIEVKDGRGGQLVRSAGGAAQLLAKEGDFAQVRMPSGEVRLIRQTCYATIGQVGNLDHSNIKLGKAGRKRHKGIRPAVRGSAMTPRDHPHGGGEGRQSIGLPGPKSPWGKPTLGYKTRRNKKTDQYIVRRRSKKNR, encoded by the coding sequence ATGCCAGTCAAGAAATATAAACCCGTTACGCCGGGCACGCGTGGAATGACCGGCTACACATTCGAAGAGATCACTAAATCCACGCCCGAACGCTCATTGCTTGTGCCGTTGCGCAAGAGCGGCGGACGCAACGCCTACGGACGCGTCACCGTCCGTCACCGCGGCGGCGGACATCGCCGCTTCATCCGCCTCGTGGATTTTAAACGCGACAAGCGCGGCATTCCCGCCCGGGTCGCGGCAATCGAATACGATCCGAACCGCACCGCGCGCCTCGCCTTGCTCTTCTACAAAGACGGCGAGAAACGCTACATCGTGGCTCCGACCGATCTAAAAGTCGGCGATACAGTTATGGCAGGCGTAGGAGCCGAGATCCGTTCCGGTAACGCACTCCCAATTGCGAATATCCCGGTCGGTACGCTCATCCACAACATTGAAGTCAAGGATGGACGCGGCGGTCAGTTGGTTCGTTCCGCTGGCGGGGCGGCGCAATTGCTCGCGAAGGAAGGCGATTTCGCGCAAGTGCGTATGCCTTCCGGTGAAGTGAGGCTCATTCGCCAGACGTGTTATGCGACCATCGGTCAGGTCGGCAATCTCGACCACAGCAATATCAAACTCGGCAAAGCCGGTCGCAAACGCCACAAGGGAATCCGCCCAGCCGTGCGCGGCTCCGCGATGACCCCACGCGACCATCCGCATGGCGGCGGTGAAGGCCGCCAGTCCATTGGTTTGCCCGGACCGAAAAGCCCGTGGGGTAAGCCAACCCTCGGTTACAAGACCCGGCGCAACAAGAAGACCGATCAATACATTGTTCGCCGCCGAAGCAAGAAGAATCGTTAA
- the rplD gene encoding 50S ribosomal protein L4, with protein MKVDVLNLEGKKIREVELPAAIFEAPINVDLMHQAYVRQMANARLGTHETKVRGEVAGGGAKPWKQKGTGRARQGSRRAAQWVGGGRIHTPHPRSYEQRMPKKMRRAALRSALSAKAKESGVVVVDDLNISEPKTKVMSQALNNLVGDKTALVVFPQKDQSYELAVRTLGNLEDAKVLLAGYLNIRDLFNYDTLVLPVKTLDALTANLG; from the coding sequence ATGAAAGTAGATGTTTTGAACCTCGAAGGCAAAAAGATACGCGAAGTGGAACTGCCCGCCGCGATCTTCGAAGCCCCCATCAATGTTGACTTGATGCATCAGGCGTATGTCCGCCAGATGGCGAACGCGCGGCTTGGCACGCATGAAACCAAAGTGCGCGGAGAAGTTGCAGGCGGCGGCGCCAAACCGTGGAAGCAAAAAGGCACAGGTCGCGCCCGTCAAGGCTCGCGTCGAGCCGCCCAGTGGGTGGGAGGCGGTCGCATCCACACCCCGCACCCGCGTAGTTACGAACAGCGTATGCCCAAAAAGATGAGGCGCGCCGCGCTTCGTTCGGCGTTGTCTGCCAAGGCGAAGGAATCCGGCGTGGTCGTCGTGGATGATTTGAATATTTCCGAGCCGAAGACGAAGGTCATGTCGCAGGCGTTGAATAATCTGGTCGGCGATAAGACCGCGCTGGTTGTCTTTCCGCAGAAGGATCAATCCTACGAACTCGCTGTCCGAACGCTTGGCAATCTTGAAGATGCCAAGGTTTTGCTGGCTGGCTATCTCAATATTCGCGATCTGTTCAACTATGATACTTTGGTTCTTCCTGTGAAAACGCTCGATGCGTTGACGGCGAATCTGGGATAG
- the rplV gene encoding 50S ribosomal protein L22, which translates to MSAQKVRLVVDLVRGKNANEALEMLRFVNKAAALPVRKLLASAVANAEENYGVSRDDLFVAKIFADEAPTRKWRRFGARGRFKPLLRRNSHVTVVLRERGS; encoded by the coding sequence ATGTCCGCACAGAAGGTTCGCCTCGTGGTTGATCTGGTGCGCGGCAAAAACGCCAACGAGGCGTTGGAAATGCTGCGTTTTGTGAATAAAGCTGCGGCGTTACCGGTGCGGAAGTTGCTCGCCTCGGCGGTTGCCAATGCCGAGGAAAATTACGGCGTCAGCCGCGACGATTTATTCGTGGCGAAGATCTTTGCAGACGAAGCGCCTACCCGCAAGTGGAGACGTTTCGGCGCGCGCGGCCGCTTTAAGCCGCTATTGCGCCGTAATTCGCATGTGACCGTTGTTCTGCGCGAGCGCGGGTCGTAA
- the rplX gene encoding 50S ribosomal protein L24 yields the protein MHVKIRKGDTVEVISGRLEDKGKRGEVINVLLKNRRVVVQGVNIRTKHQKQVQTQAGRNINPGRIQFEGPLDISNVMLVCPTCKETTRVGVQRDENGAHRVCKNCQALID from the coding sequence ATGCATGTGAAGATTCGCAAAGGCGACACTGTGGAAGTCATCAGCGGACGCCTCGAAGATAAAGGAAAGCGCGGCGAAGTGATCAATGTGCTGTTGAAGAACCGCCGCGTGGTGGTGCAGGGTGTGAACATCCGTACCAAACACCAAAAGCAGGTGCAGACGCAGGCTGGGCGCAACATCAACCCGGGACGCATCCAGTTCGAAGGTCCGCTGGATATCTCGAATGTGATGCTGGTTTGCCCCACATGTAAAGAAACCACCCGCGTCGGCGTACAGCGCGATGAGAACGGCGCGCACCGCGTGTGTAAAAATTGCCAGGCTTTGATTGATTAG
- the rplC gene encoding 50S ribosomal protein L3 translates to MLKGLIGKKIGMTQIFDEQGVSYPVTIIEAGPCYVTQVRNQDRDGYAAIQLGFGEVHPKKLSAGELGHLKVSELPPLRFIREFRTKEAANIGDKVTVDAFAVGERVDVVGTSKGKGFAGAVKRHHFGGGKKTHGQSDRHRAPGSRSSGTTPGRVFKNSRGAGHMGNDRVTVQALKVVLVDAERNLLGVNGAVPGGKGGLVVIKEARKQ, encoded by the coding sequence ATGTTAAAAGGGCTTATTGGAAAGAAGATCGGCATGACCCAGATCTTCGATGAGCAAGGCGTCTCGTATCCCGTGACGATCATCGAAGCTGGGCCATGTTACGTTACACAGGTCCGCAACCAGGACCGCGACGGGTACGCCGCGATTCAGTTGGGGTTTGGCGAAGTGCATCCGAAGAAACTCTCCGCTGGAGAATTGGGTCACTTGAAAGTTAGCGAACTCCCGCCGCTCCGTTTCATCCGTGAATTTCGCACAAAAGAAGCCGCCAACATAGGCGACAAGGTCACTGTGGACGCGTTCGCCGTCGGCGAGCGCGTGGATGTGGTCGGCACGAGCAAAGGGAAGGGATTTGCCGGCGCGGTGAAGCGCCACCATTTCGGCGGCGGCAAGAAAACGCACGGTCAATCCGACAGGCATCGCGCTCCCGGTTCACGTTCATCCGGTACAACCCCCGGCCGCGTCTTCAAGAACTCGCGCGGCGCCGGTCACATGGGCAACGACCGCGTTACGGTCCAAGCCTTGAAAGTTGTGCTGGTGGATGCCGAACGAAACCTGCTCGGCGTCAACGGCGCGGTGCCCGGCGGCAAAGGCGGCCTCGTGGTGATCAAAGAGGCGCGCAAGCAATAG
- the rplE gene encoding 50S ribosomal protein L5: MNRLQDKYNKEVAPALRKAFEYKNVMQIPRVEKVVVNIGLGEAMDNPKALEAAVNDLTIITGQKPIMTKARKSIANFKLREGRLIGTKVTLRGERMWAFLDRLMTTALPRVRDFRGVSANAFDGRGNYTLGLKDQLIFPEIEYDKIDKLRGMEVTIVTTAKNDNQARAMLQLLGMPFSKKDA, encoded by the coding sequence ATGAATAGATTGCAGGATAAATACAACAAGGAAGTCGCCCCGGCGTTGCGCAAAGCGTTCGAATACAAGAACGTCATGCAAATACCGCGCGTCGAAAAGGTCGTGGTGAACATCGGCTTGGGCGAAGCGATGGATAACCCCAAAGCGCTCGAAGCCGCGGTCAACGATTTGACTATCATTACCGGGCAGAAGCCGATCATGACCAAAGCGCGCAAGAGCATTGCGAACTTCAAGTTACGCGAAGGCCGCCTGATTGGGACCAAGGTCACCCTGCGCGGCGAGCGCATGTGGGCGTTCCTCGACCGGTTGATGACGACGGCGCTCCCGCGCGTGCGCGATTTCCGCGGCGTTTCGGCGAATGCCTTCGACGGCAGAGGGAATTACACCCTCGGCTTGAAAGATCAGTTGATCTTCCCGGAGATCGAATACGACAAAATTGACAAACTGCGCGGGATGGAAGTCACGATCGTGACCACCGCGAAAAACGACAATCAGGCGCGCGCAATGTTG
- the tuf gene encoding elongation factor Tu, producing the protein MAKEKYDRSKPHLNVGTMGHIDHGKTTLTAAITKVAGLMGQAEFKAYDQIDNAPEEKARGITINIAHVEYQTDKRHYAHVDMPGHRDYIKNMITGAAQVDGAILVVAAPDGPMPQTREHVLLARQVEVPSIVVFLNKVDQMNDPELLELVELELRELLNGYGFPGDTTPIVRGSAKAALDSASTDPNAPEYEPIKELLRVIDEYIPEPKREMDKPFMMAVEDVFSIKGRGTVVTGRVDRGVAKKGDPIEIVGLRETKSSVITGTEMFHKELDEVVAGDNAGILLRGIEREDVERGQVLAKPGSVTPHKKFLAEVYVLKKEEGGRHKAFFSGYRPQFYIRTMDVTGNIELPQGVEMVMPGDNVNLTVELIVPVALEQGSKFAIREGGLTVGAGVVTKIIE; encoded by the coding sequence ATGGCGAAGGAAAAGTATGACAGGAGCAAACCGCATCTGAACGTAGGGACGATGGGGCACATCGACCACGGGAAGACGACGCTGACCGCGGCGATCACGAAAGTGGCGGGGTTGATGGGACAAGCCGAATTCAAGGCGTACGACCAGATCGACAATGCGCCGGAAGAAAAAGCGCGCGGGATCACGATCAACATTGCGCACGTGGAATACCAGACGGACAAACGGCACTACGCCCACGTGGACATGCCGGGACACCGCGACTACATCAAGAACATGATCACGGGAGCGGCGCAGGTGGACGGCGCGATCCTGGTGGTAGCGGCTCCGGATGGACCGATGCCGCAGACGCGGGAACATGTGCTGCTGGCGCGGCAGGTGGAAGTGCCCTCGATCGTCGTATTCCTGAACAAAGTGGATCAGATGAACGATCCCGAACTGCTGGAACTGGTCGAGTTGGAACTGCGTGAACTACTCAACGGTTACGGCTTTCCCGGCGACACAACCCCGATCGTGAGAGGCTCTGCCAAGGCGGCGTTGGACTCCGCCAGCACGGATCCGAACGCGCCGGAGTACGAACCGATCAAAGAATTGCTGCGGGTGATTGACGAATACATCCCCGAACCGAAACGCGAGATGGACAAACCGTTCATGATGGCGGTGGAAGACGTGTTCTCGATCAAAGGACGCGGCACCGTGGTGACGGGACGCGTGGATCGCGGCGTAGCCAAGAAGGGCGATCCCATCGAAATCGTCGGCTTGCGCGAGACGAAATCCTCGGTCATCACCGGCACCGAAATGTTCCACAAGGAACTGGATGAAGTGGTGGCGGGCGACAATGCGGGCATTCTGTTGCGCGGCATCGAGCGTGAAGACGTGGAGCGTGGACAAGTGCTTGCCAAACCTGGCAGCGTGACGCCGCACAAGAAATTCCTCGCCGAAGTGTACGTGCTGAAGAAAGAAGAGGGCGGGCGGCACAAGGCGTTCTTCTCTGGGTATCGCCCGCAGTTCTACATCCGCACGATGGATGTGACAGGCAACATCGAGTTGCCGCAGGGCGTCGAGATGGTGATGCCGGGCGACAACGTGAACCTGACGGTAGAGTTGATCGTGCCGGTGGCTCTCGAACAGGGCTCCAAGTTCGCCATCCGTGAAGGCGGTCTTACCGTCGGCGCGGGCGTCGTCACTAAGATCATTGAATAG
- the rpsQ gene encoding 30S ribosomal protein S17 yields MNNRRRMTGIVTSNKMTKTVVVEVKRVFRHPLYRKVVHSSKRFKAHDEIGCQVGDEVQLVESKPLSRDKRWAVESIVKRETRTADTGVADLKVEE; encoded by the coding sequence ATGAACAATCGTCGTCGCATGACTGGTATCGTCACCAGTAACAAGATGACTAAAACGGTCGTGGTCGAGGTGAAGCGCGTCTTCCGTCATCCGCTATACCGCAAAGTCGTTCATTCGAGCAAGCGCTTCAAGGCGCATGATGAGATCGGCTGTCAGGTGGGGGATGAGGTGCAACTCGTCGAATCGAAGCCGTTGTCGCGCGATAAGCGTTGGGCAGTCGAATCCATCGTGAAGCGCGAGACCCGCACGGCCGATACTGGCGTCGCGGACTTGAAGGTGGAGGAGTAA
- the rplP gene encoding 50S ribosomal protein L16, with translation MLMPKRVKWRKQMRGRMRGKALRGAEISFGDFGLQALEPGWVTARQIEAARRTIVREMKRRGKVWIRIFPAKPFTHKPPETRMGSGKGNVEYYVAVVKPGRIMFEVGGLDSATAVQALKNAQYKFSIKTKVVARHEAGEQA, from the coding sequence ATGTTGATGCCAAAACGTGTAAAGTGGCGCAAGCAAATGCGCGGACGAATGAGAGGCAAAGCCCTGCGCGGCGCCGAGATCAGTTTCGGCGATTTCGGTTTGCAAGCGTTGGAACCCGGCTGGGTGACGGCGCGTCAGATCGAAGCGGCGCGCCGGACCATCGTCCGCGAAATGAAGCGCCGAGGGAAAGTCTGGATTCGAATCTTCCCTGCCAAGCCGTTTACCCACAAACCGCCGGAAACCCGCATGGGGTCCGGTAAAGGAAACGTGGAGTATTACGTGGCTGTGGTTAAACCGGGACGAATCATGTTCGAAGTGGGCGGTCTCGATTCTGCCACCGCTGTGCAGGCGTTGAAGAACGCTCAGTACAAGTTCTCGATCAAGACCAAGGTGGTTGCCCGCCATGAAGCAGGAGAGCAAGCATGA